ATGACTTCGTCAGCCGCTTTTTTAAATAAAGGGGCAAAGAGTCCGGCCGTGGCCGAGCCGCAACCCACCCGCATGCGCCCTGTTTTTTGCCCATTGATTATCGGCGGCCGGCCCACTTGGAGGGTCAAACGGGCGCCCTTTTTTATGGTCAGGTCAATGGCCTGACGATTGGCCACGGCCGCTATGGCCCGGGCCACGGCAAAGCCCTGCTTTCCCGTCAACCGGTTCACCCCGCCCACGGCCAGGATCTTGGAACCGTACTCCTCGGTCTCCACCATGCCCACCGGACGGCCCTCGAAACGGATTTCCGCCCCTTCCAGGCCAAGAGACGCATCCGTGTCCACTTTGATTTTTATACCCGAATAGGAAAGGGGCGCCTCGGTCACGACCGTGACCACGTCCACCTCCTCCCGCCGGCCGCTGACAATATAGGGGGCCGGGATGTGATCCGGATAGGTCGTGCCGGCACCGATGCCGGTGATCAGGGGCGTCGTCAGATAAGAAGAGGGTGCCGAGGGTATGAGATGCTTAATTTCATCATAAAAGACCAGAGGTTTTACCCGGACCAGCTCCCCCTGTTGATTGGCGAACCTCCGGCAGGCCCCGGTCTTGTCAGGACTGATCCGGCAACATACCGGACAGGCCGTACAAATGATCCGACCCGGAAAATCTTCAGTCATCTCCTGTACGGCCTGCACCGGGCAGACCCTGAGACAGGTGCGGCACTCTACGCAGTCCGGACCGATAACCGCTTTCCCGTCAAGCAGTTGAACGCACTCGATGGGGCAGTCTTTGACACACAACCCGCAGGCAGTGCATTTTTCAGGATCGATGATCATAGCTTTCTCTTCTAAACGATGGATGGTCTCGTCAAATCAGGATTCGAGGATTCAAGGATTCAAGTAATTGCCAAACCCAATTGCTCCGAACTCCGAACTCTAAACTCGAAACTGAATCTTCGTCTTAATTACAACTCGCTCATGACCCTTTCCAGACTCAAAGGCAGATGCGTCATGGGCTTTCCTACGGCCTTGGAAACCCCTCCGGCAACGGCCGGGGCCGTGGGGATCAGGGCCGGCTCTCCCACCCCTTTGGCCCCGTAAGGCCCGCTGGGTTCTTCATCCTCCACCAGAAGCGGTGTGATCCGCGGCACATCGGCCATGGTGGGCAAATGGTATTCCCTGAAATTATCGGTCTTCCCCGGGATATACTCCTCCATAGTGGCAAACCCGATGCCCATGACGATCCCGCCGCAGATCTGCCCGAAAACCCCCCGTCGATTGATAGCCTTGCCCACATCATGGGCCGCGGCCACCCGAGGGACCCGGACTAATCCTGATCGGCGGTCCACCTCGGTCCAGGCCGTTTGAGCGGCAAAGGCATAACTGGCATAGGGGTTTCCCTGT
The genomic region above belongs to Deltaproteobacteria bacterium and contains:
- a CDS encoding 4Fe-4S binding protein, with the protein product MIIDPEKCTACGLCVKDCPIECVQLLDGKAVIGPDCVECRTCLRVCPVQAVQEMTEDFPGRIICTACPVCCRISPDKTGACRRFANQQGELVRVKPLVFYDEIKHLIPSAPSSYLTTPLITGIGAGTTYPDHIPAPYIVSGRREEVDVVTVVTEAPLSYSGIKIKVDTDASLGLEGAEIRFEGRPVGMVETEEYGSKILAVGGVNRLTGKQGFAVARAIAAVANRQAIDLTIKKGARLTLQVGRPPIINGQKTGRMRVGCGSATAGLFAPLFKKAADEVIVLDAHITSQLSRHASGRAMGMKPTGIRLVFPESTPGRCFGRSGSGWGGTPIENPLEIIASIDPNKTPVGTRLLITETTGERAAFFIYSADKGFIEQPLTPEAEEAVSTIQETCEASKVSALYVGGAGGSARAGVTRYPLKLTQAVHQRKAVLTVGGAPVFVLPGGGITFYVDVEQVQEGAFTWTPTPAIISPLEYTMSLKDYEAMGGHVQAIRPFSEIRGKLIKWKQPRRR